Proteins encoded together in one Lathyrus oleraceus cultivar Zhongwan6 chromosome 5, CAAS_Psat_ZW6_1.0, whole genome shotgun sequence window:
- the LOC127084160 gene encoding uncharacterized protein LOC127084160, which produces MEDQHLLEKKEASSEAVEKLQADTSAIQIEDPDKEGKAQNTGHDGSELDNKLDDVSDAIKNVNDGKSKADTDEKINDEVIGDSGLAQTKSEVEVNNDGQEYSGDDKVESNRDSGPKSEETNLDDNSGQNDLAKEEDGNGDIESTHMNQKADEIPSEDNILDPVFDGTEVPGMEVNRSTSTRKLDADQDSSGVVEKAVALKNFVREKSAVAVSTVLRRLSGKSDDASVGNFDDESKDVSDISEVNESKFVSQKSVEKSAWNPLNYIKKSSDVDVDYTVPPITMKGRIILYTKLGCQESKIFRLFLRTKRLRFVEINIDVYPSRKMELEKISGSTSVPKVFFNEILIGGLSELKNLDESGRLEEKIDFLVTEAPLFETPSPPFSGEDDNSSSGAVDELALIVRKMKESITVKDRLYKMRRFTNCFLGSDALDFLSEDQYLERPEAVEFARKLASKLFFRHVLDENLFEDGNHVYRFLDDDPTVVSQCHNISRGITTFKPKPIAEIASRLRVLASAMFEAYAFEDGCRVDYTSLHGSEEFARYLRIVEELQRVEILDLSREEKLAFFINLYNMMAIHAILILGQPDGALERRKIFGEFKYVIGGSTYSLSAIQNGILRGNQRPPYNLKKPFGAKDKRSKVALPYPEPLIHFALVCGTRSGPALRCYSPGKIDEELLDAARNFLRSVGVLIDLTAKTAYASKILKWYSIDFGKSEVEVIKHVSNYLDPADSEVLLDLLTSSELKVTYQPYDWGLNC; this is translated from the exons ATGGAAGATCAGCATTTGTTGGAGAAAAAGGAAGCTAGTTCCGAAGCGGTTGAGAAGCTGCAAGCAGATACTTCTGCCATTCAGATTGAAGATCCAGATAAAGAGGGAAAAGCTCAGAATACTGGTCATGATGGCTCTGAGTTAGATAATAAACTGGATGATGTATCGGATGCGATAAAGAATGTCAACGATGGAAAGTCTAAGGCTGATACTGATGAAAAGATAAATGATGAAGTCATTGGAGATTCTGGTTTGGCTCAGACAAAATCTGAAGTGGAAGTCAATAATGATGGGCAAGAATATTCGGGTGATGATAAGGTGGAGTCCAATAGAGATTCTGGGCCTAAAAGTGAAGAAACAAATCTAGATGATAATTCAGGACAGAATGACTTGGCTAAAGAAGAGGATGGCAATGGAGACATTGAATCCACACATATGAATCAGAAGGCAGATGAAATTCCAAGTGAGGACAACATTTTGGACCCTGTATTTGATGGAACTGAGGTTCCAGGGATGGAAGTCAACCGGAGCACATCTACTCGTAAGTTGGATGCAGATCAGGACAGTTCAGGTGTGGTTGAGAAGGCAGTAGCTCTTAAAAATTTTGTCAGGGAGAAAAGTGCCGTGGCTGTCTCCACTGTGCTGCGTCGCCTTTCTGGAAAAAGTGATGATGCTTCAGTGGGtaattttgatgatgaaagcAAGGATGTTTCAGATATCTCAGAAGTAAACGAATCTAAATTTGTTTCTCAGAAGTCAGTGGAGAAATCTGCCTGGAATCCCTTAAATTATATCAAGAAGTCATCTGATGTTGATGTGGATTATACTGTACCACCAATAACCATGAAAGGAAGGATTATACTGTACACAAAACTGGGGTGCCAAGAATCTAAAATATTTAGGCTATTTTTACGTACAAAAAGGCTTAGGTTTGTGGAAATCAATATAGATGTATACCCTAGTAGAAAGATGGAGCTAGAGAAGATTTCAGGATCTACCTCAGTTCCTAAGGTGTTTTTCAATGAAATACTTATTGGAGGCTTGAGTGAGCTAAAAAATTTAGATGAATCTGGAAGGCTTGAGGAGAAGATTGACTTTCTTGTTACTGAAGCACCGTTATTTGAAACACCATCACCACCTTTTTCTGGAGAGGATGATAATTCCAGCAGTGGGGCAGTTGATGAATTGGCTCTTATTGTACGCAAAATGAAAGAATCTATTACTGTGAAGGACAGATTGTACAAAATGCGCAGGTTTACCAACTGTTTTCTGGGATCAGATGCTTTAGACTTCTTATCAGAAGATCAATATTTGGAAAGGCCAGAG GCTGTTGAATTTGCTCGGAAGCTTGCCAGCAAACTCTTTTTTCGACATGTGCTTGA CGAGAATCTATTTGAAGATGGTAATCACGTGTATCGGTTTTTGGATGATGATCCAACTGTGGTGTCACAATGTCACAACATTTCTAGGGGCATTACTACCTTCAAACCGAAGCCTATAGCAGAAATTGCATCAAGGCTGAGAGTTCTGGCCTCTGCAATGTTTGAAGCCTATGCTTTTGAAGATGGGTGTCGTGTTGATTATACCAGTTTGCATGGAAGTGAGGAGTTCGCAAG GTATCTGAGAATAGTAGAAGAGCTCCAAAGAGTGGAAATATTGGATTTATCTAGAGAAGAGAAGCTTGCTTTCTTTATAAATCTTTATAATATGATGGCCATCCATGCAATCTTAATATTGGGTCAACCAGATGGAGCACTTGAAAGAAGGAAAATATTTGGAGAGTTCAAATATGTTATAGGTGGCTCCACCTACTCACTTTCAGCTATTCAAAATGGCATATTGAGGGGAAACCAGCGGCCTCCATATAACCTTAAGAAGCCATTCGGTGCAAAAGACAAACGCTCAAAG GTGGCACTCCCTTACCCTGAGCCTCTGATTCATTTTGCTTTGGTATGTGGCACCCGATCCGGACCTGCACTTCGGTGCTATTCTCCCGGAAAAATTGACGAAGAATTATTGGATGCAGCTCGCAACTTCTTGAGAAGTGTAGGTGTTCTAATTGATTTGACTGCAAAGACTGCATATGCTAGTAAGATCCTTAAATG GTATAGTATAGATTTTGGCAAGAGCGAGGTCGAGGTGATCAAGCATGTGTCAAACTATTTAGATCCAGCTGACTCAGAAGTATTATTGGACCTGCTTACCTCTTCTGAGTTGAAGGTGACATATCAGCCTTATGACTGGGGTTTGAACTGCTAG